CACGGTTCTCCATCTCTACAAACAGACGTTTTGCCTCCTCCATTGATCCTTCTTGACAAAGTGAGCTAATGATCATTGTATAGATTCTAACATCAGGTTGTGGACCTGTAGAATAAAGTTGGTTGAGAAGATCTATAGCAACATCACATTTTCCATTTTTGCATAATCCATTGATAAGAGTACCATACGAGACTAAATCGGGATTAAGACCTTTCTCTCCAATCATGTTGACTAACAACATAGCTTCATGAATCTCCCCATTTCAGCACAACCCAtccaataatatattataagtaAAGATGTTAGGACTCACTCGTCGAGCTTCCATATCCTTAAAAAGCTTCCAAGCGTCAATAATTCTATCTTTACTAAGGAATCCTTGTATTTATGCTCCAAACCTCTACAAAGAGCTTCAAGGAAAAGAAACCAAGCTTCATCAACTCTTCCCATCTTGCAGTATCCATTTATAAAGCTGTTATAGTACTTAATATCAGGCTTAAGTCGGTCAAGAAGATTTCTTGCAACATCAAGTTTTCCATGTGTGCATAATCCATTGATAAGAGTAGCATACGAGGTTGTATCAGGATTAACTCCTTTCGCTTCAATCATGCGCAGTAACGAAAGAGCTTCATCAATCTCCCCATTCCTGCACAGCCCATACAATAGTATATTATAAGTAATCATGTTAGGTCTAACTTGTCGGGCTTTCATATCCTTGAAAAGCTTCCAGCCATCAGCAAATTTACCGCTACTAAATAGTCCATGTATCATGGTACTATAAGTAAATGTATTATGCTTCAAGCCTTTACAAGGAACTTCAAGGAAAAGAAGCCAAGCTTCATCCACTCTTGTTGCAGTACCCATTTATTAAGCTGTTATAGCAAACAATATCGGGCTTGAGGTCCATGTCTGCTAGAGAATCAAATAACTGTTTCGCTTTATCAATTTCACCCCGCAAACAGTACCCACCTATCAGCGTGCTATAAGCCACAATATCAGGAAAAATATTTTGTTGCTTCATAGTTCCCAGCAAATCCTCGGCCTCATTCGTCTTTCCTTTTTTGCAAAACGCATGGATCAATATACTGAAAGTAACAACATCCAAAGAGATATCACAATCAGCCATTTCATTCAACAAGTCCTGAACATCCTTCAGTCTACCAACAACACACAAACCCTGAATCGTTGAATTATACGAGAATACAGTAGGCGAAACACCCTTACCTACCATCTCGGATAGGAGCTGCAAAGCATCACCCACCATTCCACACTTGCATAACCCATTAAGTATTGCGTTATAAGCCTTAACATTGGGTCTCCACCTAATTTTTTCTTCTAGCCTACGAAGCAAATTGTGGGCAATAAGAACATGTCCAGATTTGCAGAGCCCGTCTATGATCGTCAGAATCATAACATCATCAGGCTCGCACATTTTAAAACTCAAAACCTTTTCAAACATTTCCACTGCACCGGAGACCTTATCACCTAAAAGCAGTCCTTTAATGAGAGTGTTGAAAGTTGTCGCATCTGGTGCGAAACCGCTCTTGAGGAAAATGCCCATTACAGAGAAACCAAAGCCTACACGCTCTAGAAGATAATAACAATTAATCGCAATATTCATCGTGTAGCCATTCACAGGGGCACCCACTAGACTCATTTCATCGAACACGTCGAGGGCAAAGGAGTACTGCTTCATCTTTGCAATAACACTCAAGAGATTGTTGTACATGCGAGCAGAAGGCTGCGGAAGCATTCTCACCATTTGGTGAAACAAGTGAATAGCATTATCTAAATCTTTAACACTACTGAAATCTAATCTGGGCGGCTCAGGTGGAAAGACTCGATCATTGCCACTGAAACAATGGAAATTCGAACAGGAATAAGAGAATGGTCGAACATAATTACTGATTTCAGGAGAAGCAACTCGTCTTCTACGATTCAGATTAGTGGCAGAAGCAGCGATTTTTCTGCTCATCTTCATCGGTGGCGAAGTCTTAGGCGGATAGTGAAAAGGGAAAAGTTTCAAAAGAGATTTATTTACAGTATTACTATATGGCatgtaaaattgtaaaattgtaaaattattacaaGGTTGACCTTCTAATATCTCGATTTAATCAATACTATATTCATAAGATAATTTTcaattgaaatttatttttaaaattaattggcAATTTTATagttacaataaaaataaaaataaaaatttattcgTAAActacctttttttcttttaatttttttctttatcttttttgttttatttaatttctttctaaaattatgaaattcgactaattataaaatatttaatatacatatcaaattaaagatcacgataaaaatattaatttgatatattttatataaatatttgatttaagaTATAAAAGTTATACTTATttcaagattaaaattttaaaacatctctcatctatttttaataaatctatttttcatttcttttctaatttatttttattttcatttacaTTCTTTTAGTATATTTTTCCTCGTGCATTGACCCATAAAATATGTGGTGACATATGTCGCATCAGATATGTAACCCCCAATCTAATTAAGGTGTtaactttaaaattaaaataaatatttaatgcgaaagcctttaaaaattttaaaatcaatttttcaaaaataaatattctaaaaaaataatttgtttattttataacaCTCTTTAAATTCgtagtaaaaattaaaatttatccaAAATCGATATATTTATGGGCTAATAGTAATAATCCTATAATAAAAGAAATCCATTATTACAACGTACGATGATTCCCCGTTGAGCTTTGACGGGCAACATCttcattttgaaataaaaatcagCCTTGCGCCATGGTATCGACGGCTGAGAGCCTCTGCCTATGATTTCATCCAAAAACAGTGTCAGGTGAAATGACAGAAAGAGAGCGTGCACAATAAGTAGTTACTAGTTAGGGCCAAAAACATCACCAACAAATTGGGACAATCATCAATCATACAAGAGAAGCCACCACTCGAGTTACTCTGACCCAGGAGGTGCAGGCTCGGATTTCCTTCTCTTGGGCTCGTTCTCGACTAGTTGCAATGAAAAATTAAGGTCCTGATCACAAGCGTTTCTCAAGGCGGACAGGTTCTCGGATTCGACTCTATCTTGTTGATCATCGTGATGCATAGCGGGCTTCCCGTTATAGCTGGGTATGAAttgatgctcaaaattcagaCCTGTGTTGACCCCATCTTCCAAATCAAATACACTACCCTCTTTGGGAGATGAATTTATATCGGGCCCAACTGCACCATCTTCCAAGGGGATGTGTTGGATGTGAAGACCCAGAGGTTCAGATTTGTCCTTGGGAAGTATTACATCAGGAGGCGACGAGTCCCCTGCAGTTGATCCAACCACTGTCATGGAAGCGGCTCTTTGTTCTTGAACTGCAACTATAGAGATGCAACGACAATAAGAGGTTAAGATAACGTGAAAAAATCATTGAACATGAGAAAGTACTTCCGCAAGATATGTGAACCCTATGCACAGTATACTTTGAAAGCACTGTCAATTATTTTATCACCTTTAAAGTTAACATATGACTTTTGGTAGCTAGAGAAAAGTTACGTTGATAATATTAATCGGACAACATATTAATAATGCAGTATCATATATCAAAGTTTTATAGAAATGTCGTATTTGTCAGGACAGATCACCtcaagttcatgctcaagctaGAATCTGCTGAAAGATGAAGAAACGAAGCATGAGGAAAATATTTTCACCTGAGCTCAAGGTTGAGCTTGAGCATCAAGACTAAGAATCTGACCACACTCTAAAATATAGATTAATATGTCATAGAATAATGAAGCCTGCATTGTCATGAGAAAATAGAAGTATTTATAGCAGTAAACTTCAAGATTCAAATGGGTTGAGCAGGGCAATGCTAATATTTTTTAGTATTGTAAATGATGCAAAAGGAGTCAAAGAAAAGTTCAGACAGAAAAAAATACCAACCTCTTAGTGCTTCATCTGCAGTGATTAGATCAAGTTCGAGGAAATTAAGAAGGCGCCCAAGATCAACACCACTAGTCCAGTTTTCTGGAGGTTGGCCAACTTTCAGCTTAAGACGGCCTCTATTGGCAGTTCCACCCCAGATTATCCCTATTGGTCGTGCCTTCTCACCATTTTCACTCTTCATTATGATGAGACTTCCGCTGTCCCCTTCAAGATCAAATGTCTGTTGGTTCTCACCAACAACTAGAAAATCAGTCAAAAAACATATCCCCTTTTCATCATTGTACTCAAGAGCATATGCCAATACAGTTCCAGTAGTCAAACCAGAACTTCTTCCAACCTTCATCACTTGCTTTCCAACAAGACTATCAATTGGAGATTGTAAGTCAATTGTCTTAACATTCCCAATCTCTCCTATCCCTTTCACAAATGTAGTTACAGAGCTCATGTCAAAATCATCTGTGAATGGTATAAAGGCACCGTCTGCTCTTACAAATGTCTCTGCATAAATTCAGATTTGCATCATTCAGTCCACTCAGATTAGAAATAATACCCCAAATTATGAGGGGTGGGTGATTTCAGGCGGTAAATAGAAGAAAGGAGAAGGAAAGGTGAAGAAGACAGCAGTATAATCGCATCAAACAGCAGCAGGGAATGGAACTATGGATCCATCATCCATATTTAAAACATTCAGCTCCATCTAATTCAAACGTTGCTAGTCTTAACATCTACTCCTCAGTCCCATTTAACATGGTCCCTTTGccattttgggctgtcccattacaaatggcctataccaaaaaaagaaacccCTTTATCTTACAAAAAGTTGTGGGCCCCTTTATCCTTTAATCACTCTTCTTAATAACAGTGCCTGAGTCCATATttagtgggatggagggagtacatacTACTACTGAAAAATAAACCTTTCACCACAGGGGACATTTTAATTTGAAAGACCTAGAATGTCCCCTCCTAAAATTACCTTGCCAAATGCCATCTTCTAGTGTATTTTTGAAAAGTATCATCATTGGCTACATTATATCTTTTTCAACCTAAACTATATTTAACAAATTTCAACATTAGGCAGACTACATATTAActaattcaaaataaatctgTGATCAATTAAATCtatcttcttaattttaattattatgtttcaataaaataattttattaattcagTATATAACTCGATTAGTTATTACTCCCTCTATCCAtgaaaaatatgacattttttgccatttttggtGTCCActaaaagtatgacactttccTTTTCAGGCCATGGCCCCACATCTTTTCCTTAACTTTTATCTTTACAAATACTccttatttaatatttacaaaaaccACCCATGGCCCACATTTAGTTCAATCTCAACCTCTCATTTCATCCAATGGtgggaccttttctccactaTATAGAAATCACCAACCATTAATTAAAACATGTGCCCaccaaaagtgtcatacttttggtggacgACGGAGTAACGTACTTATACTAATTACAAACCAccttttactaattaatcatattgtatattttatttatttattcttcaaATAACTGGTTTAGACAATACCGATCACCAAATGGGATCTGATCTAgaaaagaaatacaaaatatataacCTGGATTAATGCCAGCAAATATCCCAAACCACAAATCATCTCTGATGAATGAAGTTGCTCTCTCAACTGCACCAAGATAAACCCCAGGTCCTAACGTTGGTGGTAAAGGATGAAACATCTTCTGATTTGGGTAATCAAGATCAACTGCAACATGGCGATTTGTCAGAAAACCAACTTGTCTACTGCCTGTTTGACTCCTGACAATAGCACCTAAGGTTCCATACGTCTCCTGGTTTGCAACCTGATGAATGGAATTGTGGTGATGCAGCATTAGTGCAAAGAATCAACAAGAAAAATCAATTTAACATTGTCCAAAAGGTGACTTAGAAATAGCAAAGATGTAAAGTTATAAGGATGCCAGAGCGAAAGACGGTCAAACACATAAATTTTCCAACCTCCATTAAGACTTTACTAACATTACGTGCACAAACAACATTCACAACCACAACTAAAATCGTGCAACCTAATAAGAAAGTTTTGTATTGGTGAAACTTCCAAATATATTACTTCATATCCAAACTCAATgctccccaccccacccacccttCCTGAGAGTTTTGAATCACCCTTAAATTTGTAACATAGAGTTTCCAATAGATTGACTTAAAGAGTTTGCACACAGGTTCAAACTCTAAAATACATAAGAAAGAAGCACATCGATATGTTTGGTGACAGACTATGGTGCTCAAACTTGGGAACAGGTAACTGGGATACCCCTGTACACTAATATGAGTGCATCCTTTCGTTTTTTCCTAATATTTAGGATGTGGATACAGCTGAAAaagaattcaaaattaatatgcATGTACAGGGATACCTCTGTATATACAACATAAAATCATGAGTATTTTACTGGAGCAAATCTGCAaaattctcccccccccccccccaccataATTAAGTAAGGACTAAGGACAATAAATTTGGGATAACAAAGATGACTCTATCACATTTGGTTAGCATGGTCAAATGTCAATGCATAATTGAATGAAAGTACCCATAATGAATTTTGCCatgcttcttttcttttttgaggaaaaatttGACATGCTTCTTGTTTGgagtttttcttttattttaagaagaaaAAACAAAGTGGAGGAGACAGACAAAGAAAGTTGTGAAGTGGATGAGACTTTCTGTGTACCTGAGAACCAGAACCAATACAGGGATCACTCCCACGCAGATCATCAACAATTTCAGTATATAATTGTTCTTTAGGTGTAGGCTCCGGTGCACCAAAATAAGAAAATTCCACCACGTCCACATCACACCAGATTCCCCCTGGTCCCTGAAGAGagagacataatttaaatatcaagCATTTGAGTTAACAAGTAACTTTTCACCATCCCCATCCCCCCTCccactccccccccccccaccacaGTCAcccacacacgcacacaaaaaggaaaaagaaaaagaatactGAGATATCTACTGTTACTATTTCAAGCATGCTGATCCTTAACACTACATaaaaaaaggaataaaataAAAGGCAAGGACGTTGCAAAAAAGAAAAGACAAGGCAAGGAATGCAAATTAGATCTAACATGCTTCT
The genomic region above belongs to Salvia miltiorrhiza cultivar Shanhuang (shh) chromosome 5, IMPLAD_Smil_shh, whole genome shotgun sequence and contains:
- the LOC131026459 gene encoding protein NARROW LEAF 1-like, encoding MDQGRSHSRARGSGSTPSEESSLDLEKYGCNHSFRTSLSPSSLQPHATGGQHCESSAAYFSWPCRIKDDAEERANYFANLQKTVLPESVGPLPEGQRANTLLELMTIRAFHSKILRCYSLGTAIGFRIRRGVLTNIPAILVFVSRKVHKQWLTPLQCLPTALEGPGGIWCDVDVVEFSYFGAPEPTPKEQLYTEIVDDLRGSDPCIGSGSQVANQETYGTLGAIVRSQTGSRQVGFLTNRHVAVDLDYPNQKMFHPLPPTLGPGVYLGAVERATSFIRDDLWFGIFAGINPETFVRADGAFIPFTDDFDMSSVTTFVKGIGEIGNVKTIDLQSPIDSLVGKQVMKVGRSSGLTTGTVLAYALEYNDEKGICFLTDFLVVGENQQTFDLEGDSGSLIIMKSENGEKARPIGIIWGGTANRGRLKLKVGQPPENWTSGVDLGRLLNFLELDLITADEALRVAVQEQRAASMTVVGSTAGDSSPPDVILPKDKSEPLGLHIQHIPLEDGAVGPDINSSPKEGSVFDLEDGVNTGLNFEHQFIPSYNGKPAMHHDDQQDRVESENLSALRNACDQDLNFSLQLVENEPKRRKSEPAPPGSE